From a single Gemmatimonadaceae bacterium genomic region:
- the alaS gene encoding alanine--tRNA ligase, with the protein MKSAEIRNAFLEYFERNGHSVQPSASLVPVDDPTLLFVNAGMVPFKKVFLGVAEPPGGSRRAASSQKCVRAGGKHNDLEQVGHTARHHTFFEMLGNFSFGDYFKRDAIRFAWEFLTVDLKLDPKHLRVTVHQTDDDARALWTEITGLAPSRIYGLGDRDNFWQMADTGPCGPCSEIYVDLAHIADDWEFPAGATGEWTELGRAEFSEEAFVEGAEAGRFLEIWNLVFMQYDKQPDGTLVPLPKPAVDTGMGLERVAAALQRKTNNFHTDLFAPIIAAVSKETGVRYDPRGGEFELATTASSGVDSRSKGNYASHRVIADHARAVAFLLADGVFPSNEGRGYVLRRILRRAVRNAWLLGVNRPVMHAAVEAVIASMGDAYPELRQRRKHIVVTTRAEEERFLATIEGGMRRFEELAPRSTTQGSTDIKGTIPGEDAFKLYDTFGFPIDLTQLMAVERGYTVDIAGFDRALGAQRAQSQQERKSKKIAVSAADDFGEGWEAFQPQVEVGARTAEYGITETGLLANSQQPIANSALSSLETPAFVGYDTTETRTEVVARKILGDERAAIVLRETPFYAESGGQISDAGEVVGDGWRLDVDEVRRVDGRIAVAGKIEGEFRFGPVTARVPRERRLDTERNHTATHLLHAALRAVLGEHVHQAGSLVAPDRLRFDFTHNGPMKPEQVAAVEQQVNRAIFAATPLRFEEKRYADAIAEGAMALFGEKYGDVVRVVRVPGVSTELCGGTHVRNTAEIGLFRIGSETGVAAGVRRIEAVTGPLAFEKMLEKERELAEVERLVRAQPGAAVKRVQALLEKGRESERQLAEARRSGGVGASSTPNGAGALIEGAQTVDGVRVIASTVEASDLKTLQAIGDALREGMGTGAAVLVATLGDGKRTLLTVVSDDLRGRGVRADNVLKEIAAAAGGRGGGKPHMAQAGLPESVDVPALLATVPDVIRRHLAAAK; encoded by the coding sequence ATGAAGTCGGCTGAGATTCGTAACGCTTTTCTCGAGTACTTTGAGCGCAACGGGCACAGCGTGCAGCCGAGTGCCTCGCTCGTGCCCGTGGACGACCCCACGCTGCTGTTCGTCAACGCCGGCATGGTGCCGTTCAAGAAGGTTTTTCTGGGCGTAGCCGAGCCGCCGGGCGGATCCCGCCGCGCCGCGTCGTCGCAGAAGTGCGTCCGCGCCGGGGGGAAGCACAACGACCTCGAGCAGGTCGGCCACACCGCGCGGCACCACACGTTCTTCGAGATGCTCGGCAACTTCTCCTTCGGCGATTACTTCAAGCGCGACGCCATCCGCTTCGCCTGGGAGTTCCTCACCGTCGACCTCAAGCTCGATCCGAAGCATCTGCGCGTCACAGTGCACCAGACCGACGACGACGCGCGCGCGCTCTGGACCGAGATTACCGGGCTCGCGCCGTCGCGCATCTACGGGCTCGGCGACAGGGACAACTTCTGGCAGATGGCCGACACCGGCCCGTGCGGACCGTGCTCCGAGATCTATGTCGACCTCGCCCACATCGCCGACGACTGGGAATTTCCCGCAGGCGCGACGGGCGAGTGGACCGAGCTCGGCCGCGCGGAGTTCTCGGAAGAAGCGTTCGTCGAAGGCGCCGAGGCCGGTCGTTTCCTCGAGATCTGGAACCTCGTGTTCATGCAGTACGACAAGCAGCCCGACGGTACGCTCGTCCCGCTGCCCAAGCCGGCCGTGGACACGGGTATGGGTCTCGAGCGAGTCGCCGCCGCGCTGCAGCGTAAGACCAACAACTTCCACACCGATCTGTTCGCGCCGATCATCGCCGCGGTGTCGAAGGAGACCGGCGTGCGGTACGATCCGCGCGGCGGCGAGTTCGAGCTGGCGACGACCGCCAGCAGCGGGGTCGACTCGAGATCGAAGGGGAATTACGCGTCGCACAGGGTCATCGCCGACCACGCGCGCGCGGTGGCGTTCCTGCTCGCCGACGGCGTCTTTCCGTCGAACGAGGGCCGCGGCTACGTGCTGCGGCGCATCCTCCGGCGCGCGGTCCGCAACGCCTGGCTGCTGGGCGTGAACCGTCCCGTGATGCACGCCGCGGTCGAAGCCGTGATCGCGTCCATGGGCGACGCGTACCCCGAGCTGCGCCAGCGCCGCAAGCACATCGTTGTCACGACTCGCGCGGAAGAGGAGCGCTTCCTCGCAACCATCGAGGGTGGCATGCGCCGCTTCGAGGAGCTTGCGCCGCGCTCGACCACGCAGGGCTCGACCGACATCAAAGGGACGATCCCGGGCGAGGACGCCTTCAAGCTGTATGACACGTTCGGCTTTCCGATCGACCTGACTCAGCTCATGGCCGTAGAGCGCGGCTACACCGTGGACATCGCCGGCTTCGACCGCGCGCTGGGCGCGCAGCGCGCGCAGTCGCAGCAGGAGCGCAAGTCGAAGAAGATCGCCGTATCGGCCGCGGATGATTTCGGCGAGGGGTGGGAAGCGTTCCAGCCGCAGGTCGAGGTCGGTGCTCGCACCGCGGAGTACGGGATTACGGAAACGGGGCTGTTGGCCAATAGCCAACAGCCAATAGCTAATAGCGCTTTATCCTCCCTCGAGACTCCGGCCTTCGTGGGCTACGACACGACCGAAACGAGGACCGAAGTCGTCGCGCGCAAGATTCTTGGCGACGAGCGAGCGGCCATCGTCCTCCGCGAGACCCCGTTTTACGCGGAATCCGGTGGACAGATTTCCGATGCCGGCGAGGTAGTCGGTGACGGCTGGCGGCTCGACGTCGACGAGGTGCGCCGCGTGGACGGGCGGATCGCCGTGGCTGGAAAGATCGAAGGTGAATTCCGCTTCGGTCCGGTAACCGCACGCGTGCCGCGGGAGCGACGTCTCGATACCGAACGCAACCACACGGCCACGCACCTGCTGCACGCCGCGCTACGCGCGGTGCTGGGTGAGCACGTGCACCAGGCCGGCTCGCTCGTCGCGCCCGACAGACTGCGCTTCGACTTCACGCACAACGGTCCGATGAAGCCGGAGCAGGTCGCCGCCGTCGAGCAGCAGGTGAACCGGGCGATCTTCGCCGCGACGCCGCTCAGGTTCGAGGAGAAGCGGTATGCGGACGCGATCGCGGAAGGCGCGATGGCGCTGTTCGGCGAGAAGTACGGCGACGTCGTGCGCGTGGTCAGGGTGCCCGGCGTGTCCACCGAGCTGTGCGGCGGCACGCACGTGCGCAACACCGCGGAGATCGGGCTCTTCCGGATCGGCAGCGAAACGGGAGTCGCGGCCGGCGTGCGCCGGATCGAAGCGGTCACCGGGCCGCTCGCGTTCGAGAAGATGCTGGAGAAGGAGCGCGAGCTGGCGGAAGTCGAGCGGCTCGTGCGGGCGCAGCCCGGCGCGGCGGTGAAGCGCGTGCAGGCGCTGCTGGAAAAGGGCAGGGAATCCGAGCGACAGCTCGCCGAAGCGCGGCGCTCGGGCGGCGTCGGCGCGAGCTCCACCCCGAATGGCGCAGGCGCGTTGATCGAGGGCGCGCAGACTGTCGACGGCGTCCGCGTCATCGCATCGACGGTCGAAGCCTCGGATCTGAAAACGCTGCAAGCGATCGGCGACGCGCTCCGCGAGGGGATGGGCACCGGCGCGGCCGTGCTCGTCGCGACGCTCGGCGACGGCAAGCGGACGCTCTTGACCGTCGTCAGCGACGACCTCCGCGGCCGCGGCGTCCGCGCCGACAACGTGCTCAAGGAGATCGCGGCCGCTGCCGGCGGACGGGGGGGCGGCAAGCCGCACATGGCTCAGGCCGGTCTGCCCGAATCGGTGGACGTCCCCGCGCTGCTCGCCACGGTCCCCGACGTGATCCGGCGCCACCTCGCGGCCGCCAAGTGA
- a CDS encoding CCA tRNA nucleotidyltransferase, with the protein MATLNPPPAVLKIARTLEDKGHETWCVGGAVRDAMLGEQHLDWDFATAATPDQVRKIFRRTVPVGIEFGTVGVLDEHNVMHEVTTFRRDVQTDGRHAVVEFGASLDEDLARRDFTINAVAYSPTRNVVHDPFHGEKDLRAGIVRAVGDPRDRMREDRLRALRAIRFAARYGFEIEKKTWAAIVDSAPHMTRLSPERVRQEIEKTMDQVPCPSGAFAKWRDSSALATLVLDLAGVTDLQLRAIDHLRRPILATRPQRRLLRVAMLLAAAPAGRSGNALKALRFSNAAASWISSLLDALAKLEPSMRSALLSAPGATDADIRRWVSVAGRTRFASVLRLADARWWAEREAGQEAPTASSVSSLHRRALRIAYRDPVELSDLAVDGTDLQKLGLSGPALGRALHALLDAVVRDPSLNTPDRLLALAKGEESPPGTGA; encoded by the coding sequence ATGGCCACTCTCAACCCCCCACCCGCCGTTCTCAAGATCGCCCGGACGCTCGAGGACAAGGGCCACGAAACCTGGTGCGTCGGGGGCGCGGTGAGGGACGCGATGCTGGGCGAGCAGCACCTCGACTGGGACTTCGCCACGGCGGCGACGCCCGACCAGGTTCGCAAGATCTTCCGGCGAACGGTGCCGGTCGGAATCGAGTTTGGCACCGTGGGCGTGCTCGACGAGCACAACGTCATGCACGAAGTCACCACGTTCCGGCGCGACGTGCAGACCGACGGCCGCCACGCCGTCGTGGAGTTCGGCGCGTCGCTCGACGAGGACCTCGCGCGCCGCGACTTCACCATCAACGCCGTCGCATACTCGCCGACGCGCAACGTCGTGCACGACCCGTTTCACGGCGAGAAGGACCTGCGCGCCGGGATCGTCCGGGCCGTGGGCGATCCGCGGGACCGCATGCGGGAGGATCGTCTCCGCGCTTTGCGCGCGATTCGCTTCGCCGCGCGCTATGGCTTCGAGATCGAAAAGAAAACCTGGGCCGCGATCGTGGACAGCGCGCCGCACATGACGCGACTCTCGCCCGAGCGTGTGCGGCAGGAGATCGAGAAGACGATGGACCAGGTCCCGTGTCCGAGCGGCGCATTCGCGAAGTGGCGGGACAGCAGCGCGCTCGCAACGCTGGTTCTCGATCTCGCCGGCGTGACGGATTTGCAGCTCCGCGCCATCGACCATCTCCGCCGCCCGATTCTCGCTACGCGTCCGCAGCGGCGGCTCCTGCGGGTGGCAATGTTGCTCGCGGCAGCGCCCGCCGGCCGGTCAGGGAACGCGTTGAAGGCGCTCCGCTTCTCCAACGCGGCCGCATCGTGGATTTCATCGCTGCTCGACGCGCTGGCCAAGCTGGAGCCCTCGATGCGCTCGGCTCTGCTATCCGCTCCCGGCGCCACGGACGCCGACATTCGCCGCTGGGTCTCTGTCGCCGGTCGCACGCGATTTGCCTCTGTTCTCCGCCTGGCCGACGCGCGCTGGTGGGCCGAGCGCGAAGCGGGGCAGGAGGCGCCCACCGCGTCGTCTGTCAGCTCGCTGCATAGGCGGGCTTTGCGGATTGCGTATCGCGATCCCGTGGAGCTGAGCGACCTCGCGGTCGACGGAACGGACTTGCAGAAGCTCGGGCTGAGCGGTCCAGCGCTCGGCAGGGCATTGCACGCGCTGCTCGATGCCGTCGTCCGCGATCCGTCTCTGAACACGCCTGACCGTTTATTGGCGCTGGCAAAGGGGGAGGAGAGTCCTCCCGGAACCGGTGCCTGA
- a CDS encoding ZIP family metal transporter: MNVDLVALGYAVLAGAANILGAAAVTARTRWSEAGLDALLAFSAGFMVSVGLLDLIPHAIEEGGSRAAFVVLLGYLLVHLTQHTLAPHFHFGEEKHAVTPAVGWSALAGLLLHTFIDGVAIASGFAVSSTLGILVFLAILLHKIPEGVAISSLFLAAGAGRARAVAAATALAAATVLGVLFTGLVEPLARHGLALAGGVTLYVGASNLVPEFQAKPGWRLPVAFFAGCGIYLLARQMLPG; this comes from the coding sequence ATGAACGTAGATCTCGTCGCGCTCGGCTACGCCGTTCTCGCCGGCGCGGCCAACATTCTGGGTGCTGCAGCCGTCACCGCGCGTACGCGGTGGAGCGAGGCCGGGCTCGACGCGCTGCTCGCGTTCTCCGCCGGCTTCATGGTGTCGGTTGGACTGCTCGACCTCATTCCGCACGCCATCGAGGAAGGCGGATCGCGCGCCGCGTTCGTCGTGCTGCTCGGCTATCTGCTGGTGCACCTGACGCAGCACACGCTCGCGCCCCACTTCCACTTCGGTGAGGAGAAGCACGCCGTCACGCCGGCCGTGGGATGGTCCGCGCTGGCGGGGCTGCTGCTGCACACGTTCATAGACGGCGTCGCGATCGCGAGCGGGTTCGCGGTGAGCAGCACGCTCGGCATCCTCGTGTTCCTCGCGATTCTGCTGCACAAGATCCCCGAGGGCGTGGCGATATCGAGCTTGTTTCTCGCGGCCGGAGCGGGCCGCGCGCGCGCCGTGGCCGCGGCGACGGCTCTGGCTGCGGCGACGGTGCTGGGCGTGCTGTTTACCGGACTTGTCGAGCCGCTGGCGCGGCACGGACTCGCGCTCGCCGGCGGCGTGACGCTGTACGTCGGCGCGTCCAACCTGGTCCCCGAATTTCAGGCGAAGCCCGGGTGGAGATTGCCGGTGGCGTTTTTCGCGGGGTGCGGGATCTACCTGCTGGCGCGGCAGATGCTGCCGGGGTGA